A window of the Streptomyces sp. NBC_00454 genome harbors these coding sequences:
- a CDS encoding shikimate dehydrogenase has protein sequence MLGDPVAQVRAPEMLNPVFAALGVDAVLVPVEAPVGSLGEVVRGLQRSGNVDGLFITVPHKDAVRRFADVCSPAVDLAGSANVMRRGQDGRWYAENFDGAGFVSGLVGSGHPPMGRRAVLVGAGGAGSAIAAALMTAGVARLDVCDLDAGRVKGVVERLRRHWPDRISGGPTADLGAADLVVNATPLGLRPGDPLPFDPRELAPGTLVADIIMTPRETALLRAAAGLGLPVHHGHHMLEHQLHLYREFFGLGRATARAEAPAGAPAGARAGDGHRIAG, from the coding sequence GTGCTCGGGGATCCCGTGGCCCAGGTGCGCGCCCCGGAAATGCTGAACCCGGTCTTCGCCGCCCTGGGCGTGGACGCCGTGCTCGTCCCCGTGGAGGCCCCGGTGGGCAGCCTGGGGGAGGTCGTACGGGGGCTGCAGCGCTCGGGGAACGTGGACGGACTGTTCATCACCGTCCCGCACAAGGACGCCGTCCGCCGGTTCGCCGACGTGTGCAGCCCGGCCGTGGACCTGGCGGGCAGCGCGAACGTGATGCGCCGCGGCCAGGACGGCCGCTGGTACGCGGAGAACTTCGACGGGGCGGGCTTCGTCTCCGGGCTGGTCGGCTCCGGGCACCCCCCGATGGGCCGGCGGGCCGTCCTGGTCGGCGCGGGCGGTGCGGGCAGCGCCATCGCGGCGGCCCTGATGACGGCGGGCGTGGCCCGCCTCGACGTCTGCGATCTCGACGCGGGCCGGGTCAAGGGGGTCGTGGAGCGGCTGCGGCGGCACTGGCCCGACCGGATCTCCGGCGGCCCCACCGCCGACCTGGGCGCGGCCGACCTCGTGGTCAACGCGACCCCGCTGGGGCTGCGGCCCGGCGACCCGCTGCCCTTCGACCCCCGGGAGCTGGCACCGGGGACGCTGGTCGCCGACATCATCATGACCCCGCGCGAGACCGCGCTCCTGCGGGCCGCGGCCGGGCTGGGGCTGCCGGTGCACCACGGGCACCACATGCTGGAGCACCAGCTCCACCTGTACCGCGAGTTCTTCGGACTGGGCCGGGCCACGGCACGGGCGGAGGCACCGGCAGGAGCGCCGGCAGGGGCACGGGCGGGTGATGGGCACCGGATTGCCGGATGA